A stretch of the Pan troglodytes isolate AG18354 chromosome 20, NHGRI_mPanTro3-v2.0_pri, whole genome shotgun sequence genome encodes the following:
- the LOC107969600 gene encoding zinc finger protein 814 isoform X1, giving the protein MNYRSFVLFCFFEKESHSVTQTGVQWRDHGSPQPPPTGDILIQGTVTFEDVAVNFTWEEWNLLSEAQRCLYRDVTLENLALISSLGCWCGVEDEAAPSKQSIYIQRETQVRTPMTGVSPKKAHPCEMCGPILGDILHVADHQGTHHKQKLHRCEAWGNKLYDSGNFHQHQNEHIGEKPYRGSVEEALFAKRCKLHVSGESSVFSESGKDFLPRSGLLQQEASHTGEKSNSKTECVSPIQCGGAYYSCGESMKHFSTKHILSQHQRLLPREECYVCCECGKSFSKYVSFSNHQRVHTEKKHECGECGKSFSKYVSFSNHQRVHTEKKHYECGECGKSFSKYVSFSNHQRVHTEKKHECGECGKSFSKYVSFSNHQRVHTEKKHYECGECGKSFSKYDSFSNHQRVHTDKKHYECGECGKSFSQKSSLIQHQRFHTGEKPYGCEECGKSFSSEGHLRSHQRVHAGERPFKCGECVKSFSHKRSLVHHQRVHSGERPYQCGECGKSFSQKGNLVLHQRVHTGARPYECGECGKSFSSKGHLRNHQQIHTGDRLYECGECGKSFSHKGTLILHQRVHPRERSYGCGECGKSFSSIGHLRSHQRVHTGERPYECGECGKSFSHKRSLVHHQRMHTGERPYKCGDCGKSFNEKGHLRNHQRVHTTERPFKCGECGKCFSHKGNLILHQHGHTGERPYVCRECGKLFKKKSHLLVHQRIHNGEKPYACEACQKFFRNKYQLIAHQRVHTGERPYECNDCGKSFTHSSTFCVHKRIHTGEKPYECSECGKSFAESSSFTKHKRVHTGEKPYECSECGKSFAESSSLTKHKRVHTGEKPYKCEKCGKLFNKKSHLLVHQSSHWRKAI; this is encoded by the exons GGCACAGTGACTTTTGAAGACGTGGCTGTGAACTTTACCTGGGAGGAATGGAATCTCCTtagtgaggctcagagatgccTGTACCGTGATGTGACGCTGGAGAACCTGGCACTTATATCCTCCCTGG GTTGTTGGTGTGGAGTGGAAGATGAGGCGGCACCTTCTAAGCAGAGTATTTATATACAAAGAGAGACTCAGGTCAGGACTCCTATGACAGGTGTGTCTCCCAAGAAGGCCCACCCCTGTGAGATGTGTGGCCCGATCTTGGGAGACATTTTGCATGTGGCAGATCATCAGGGAACACATCACAAGCAGAAACTGCACAGGTGTGAGGCCTGGGGGAATAAATTGTATGACAGTGGAAACTTTCATCAGCACCAGAATGAGCACattggagagaaaccctacagaGGGAGTGTTGAGGAGGCGTTGTTTGCGAAGAGGTGTAAGTTGCATGTGTCAGGGGAGTCATCCGTCTTCAGtgagagtgggaaggactttttGCCCAGGTCAGGATTACTCCAGCAGGAGGCCAGTCACACTGGGGAGAAGTCAAACAGCAAAACTgagtgtgtgtctcccattcagTGTGGGGGAGCTTACTATAGCTGTGGAGAATCCATGAAACATTTTAGCACCAAACATATACTCAGTCAGCACCAGAGACTTCTCCCTCGAGAAGAATGTTATGTGTGCTGTGAATGTGGGAAATCCTTTAGCAAATATGTTAGCTTCAGTAATCATCAGAGAGTTCACACTGAAAAAAAACATGAATGTGGAGAATGTGGGAAATCCTTTAGCAAATATGTTAGCTTCAGTAATCATCAGAGAGTTCACACTGAAAAAAAACATTATGAATGTGGAGAATGTGGGAAATCCTTTAGCAAATATGTTAGCTTCAGTAATCATCAGAGAGTTCACACTGAAAAAAAACATGAATGTGGAGAATGTGGGAAATCCTTTAGCAAATATGTTAGCTTCAGTAATCATCAGAGAGTTCACACTGAAAAAAAACATTATGAATGTGGAGAATGTGGGAAATCGTTTAGCAAATATGATAGCTTCAGTAATCATCAGAGAGTTCACACTGACAAAAAACATTATGAATGTGGAGAATGTGGGAAATCTTTTAGTCAAAAGAGCAGCCTCATTCAACATCAGCGAtttcacactggagaaaaacctTATGGGTGTGAAGAATGTGGGAAATCTTTTAGTTCAGAAGGACATCTTAGGAGCCATCAACGAGTTCACGCCGGAGAAAGACCTTTCAAGTGTGGAGAATGTGTGAAATCTTTCAGTCATAAGCGCAGCCTTGTTCACCATCAGCGAGTTCACAGTGGAGAAAGACCTTATCAGTGTGGAGAATGTGGGAAATCTTTCAGTCAAAAGGGCAACCTCGTTCTACACCAGCGAGTTCACACTGGAGCAAGACCTTATGAGTGTGGAGAATGTGGGAAATCATTTAGTTCAAAAGGACATCTTAGGAACCATCAGCAGATTCACACTGGGGACAGACTTTATGAGTGTGGAGAGTGTGGGAAATCTTTTAGTCATAAAGGCACCCTCATTCTACATCAGCGAGTTCACCCTAGAGAAAGATCTTATGGGTGTGGAGAATGTGGGAAATCTTTTAGTTCAATCGGGCACCTTAGGAGCCATCAGCGCGTTCATACTGGAGAGAGGCCTTATGAGTGTGGAGAATGTGGGAAATCTTTTAGTCATAAGCGCAGCCTTGTTCACCATCAGCGCATGCACACTGGAGAAAGACCTTACAAGTGTGGAGACTGTGGGAAATCTTTTAATGAAAAAGGACACCTTAGGAATCATCAGCGAGTTCACACTACAGAAAGACCTTTTAAGTGTGGGGAATGTGGGAAATGTTTTAGTCACAAGGGTAACCTCATTCTACACCAGCATGGCCATACTGGAGAAAGACCTTATGTATGTAGGGAATGTGGAAAATTATTTAAGAAGAAGTCTCACCTCCTTGTACACCAGAGAATTCACAATGGAGAAAAGCCATATGCATGTGAGGCTTGTCAGAAATTTTTTAGAAACAAGTACCAACTCATTGCACATCAGagagttcacactggagaaaggccTTATGAATGCAATGATTGTGGAAAATCGTTTACCCACAGCTCTACATTCTGTGTTCATAAGcgaattcacactggagaaaagccTTATGAGTGCAGTGAATGTGGAAAATCTTTTGCTGAAAGCTCCAGTTTCACAAAACACAAAagagttcacactggagaaaagccTTATGAGTGCAGTGAATGTGGAAAATCTTTTGCTGAAAGCTCCAGTCTCACTAAACACAAGagagttcacactggagaaaagccTTATAAATGTGAGAAATGTGGGAAATTATTTAACAAGAAGTCTCACCTCCTTGTACACCagagttcacactggagaaaagccATATGA